A part of Streptomyces sp. NBC_01451 genomic DNA contains:
- a CDS encoding tyrosine-type recombinase/integrase, translating to MAEDESKRTRQPNGRSSIYLGKDGKWHGRVTVGIRDDGTPDRRHVERKTRAEVTAAVRELEKQREAKSLAKPGKPWTVKMWLTHWIDTIAPLAVNENTMVGYGVAVRKHLIPALGAHRLDKLGPEHIERFYGNMQADGRKAGTIHQIHRTLRTALNEAVRRGHLGRNPVQLAKAPRLREEEVEPYNVEEVQRLLLAAEDGRNSARWAVALALGLRQGEALGLKWADVDLERGVLMVRRSRRRPRYAHGCGDPCGRKAGYCPQRQRTNPETADTKSRAGRRAVGLPAQLVDLLRVHRTKQDIERAAAGDEWADDGWLFATPTGRGTSPRTDYDDWKDLLDHAKVRDGRLHDARHTAATVLLILGVSERAVMGLMGWSTTAMAARYQHMVDSVRNDVARRVDGLIWKPAGDRPTDDDDGSAGVLVPAR from the coding sequence ATGGCAGAAGACGAGAGCAAGCGCACCCGACAGCCCAACGGCCGCTCATCCATCTACCTGGGCAAGGACGGCAAGTGGCACGGCCGCGTCACCGTGGGCATCCGCGATGACGGCACGCCTGACCGCCGCCACGTCGAGCGCAAGACCCGTGCCGAGGTGACGGCCGCTGTCCGTGAGCTGGAGAAGCAGCGTGAGGCCAAGTCCTTGGCCAAGCCGGGCAAGCCGTGGACGGTCAAGATGTGGTTGACCCACTGGATCGACACCATCGCGCCCCTCGCCGTGAATGAGAACACCATGGTCGGCTACGGCGTGGCCGTACGGAAACACCTGATCCCTGCACTTGGGGCCCACCGGCTCGACAAGCTAGGACCCGAGCACATCGAGCGCTTCTACGGGAACATGCAGGCTGACGGTCGCAAGGCGGGAACGATTCACCAGATCCACCGCACCCTCCGCACCGCGCTGAACGAGGCCGTACGGCGTGGCCACTTGGGACGAAACCCCGTCCAACTCGCCAAGGCACCCCGCCTACGGGAGGAGGAGGTCGAGCCGTACAACGTCGAAGAGGTCCAGCGGCTGTTGCTGGCCGCCGAAGACGGCCGGAACTCCGCACGCTGGGCCGTGGCACTCGCGCTAGGTCTCCGCCAGGGGGAGGCGCTAGGCCTCAAGTGGGCTGACGTGGATCTCGAACGGGGCGTCCTGATGGTCCGTCGGAGTCGCCGCCGCCCGCGCTACGCCCATGGATGTGGAGACCCTTGCGGCCGGAAGGCGGGCTACTGCCCGCAGCGGCAGCGGACGAACCCTGAGACGGCCGACACCAAGTCCCGCGCGGGACGGCGCGCGGTCGGTCTGCCCGCTCAGCTCGTGGACCTGCTCAGGGTCCACCGGACCAAGCAGGACATCGAGCGCGCGGCGGCCGGCGATGAATGGGCCGACGACGGATGGCTGTTCGCTACCCCGACCGGTCGGGGCACGTCGCCCCGCACGGACTACGACGACTGGAAGGATTTGCTTGACCACGCGAAGGTACGGGACGGCCGATTGCACGATGCCCGCCACACCGCCGCCACGGTCCTGCTGATCCTCGGAGTTTCCGAGCGGGCCGTCATGGGGCTCATGGGGTGGTCCACTACGGCCATGGCCGCGCGGTACCAACACATGGTGGACTCCGTTCGGAACGACGTCGCCCGACGGGTTGACGGACTCATCTGGAAGCCAGCGGGAGACCGGCCGACCGACGATGACGATGGGTCCGCCGGGGTGCTCGTACCAGCGCGGTGA
- a CDS encoding helix-turn-helix domain-containing protein — protein MSNSVPPTDDDPTLVLLTVEEAARRLRIGRTTCFALIRTGELESIDIGRLRRVPADAVPEFVTRRRKIQRPTIAAAA, from the coding sequence ATGAGCAACTCTGTGCCGCCCACCGACGATGACCCGACCCTCGTTCTCCTGACCGTGGAAGAGGCCGCTCGCCGACTCCGTATCGGGCGGACTACGTGCTTCGCGCTCATCCGTACCGGAGAGCTGGAGTCCATCGACATCGGCCGTCTGCGACGAGTCCCCGCCGACGCTGTACCCGAGTTCGTTACTCGCCGCCGCAAGATCCAGCGCCCCACCATCGCCGCCGCAGCCTGA
- a CDS encoding YfjI family protein, which translates to MTANDVSPNLWEGFDDLTAEDITGPVWDEPVPLKASPPLPPFPVDALPPWLATMVHGVAEETQTPADLAGCLALAVIATAAGGRVKVCVRGHWREPVNLYTAVALDPGNRKSAVFDLMVRPLLATEKALIELSGPIRAEAETTIRLAKSAADKAAGRAAGAEPDQRAALTAEAVQLAQAVDEMSVPAVPQLVADDVTPENIGTLLYEQGGRISCLSAEGELFDIIAGRYSGKPNMGMFLKGHAGDMIRVNRQGREAQHIDVPAVTIGLAVQPEVLDALSRIDGADGRGLLARFLYAKPLSLVGRRNLSPDLLDEQVAATYAQRLGGLTLALAGWTDPALLQLTPEADAVLLAFQKVTESRLGPDGSYASIVKWASKRDGAVARIAGLLHLAAHTEDGWHQPIDAATMAAATTLGDYFTAHALDVFDTMSADPAHDAALDVLAQLVTAGLAQFTKRELFRMLRRADFPAIADLDPVLALLEEHGWIRQVPPPPRTGRGGRPPSPRYETHPRIARSV; encoded by the coding sequence ATGACCGCCAACGACGTATCGCCGAACCTGTGGGAAGGGTTCGACGACCTGACCGCCGAGGACATCACCGGACCCGTCTGGGACGAACCGGTACCCCTCAAGGCCAGCCCTCCGCTCCCGCCGTTCCCCGTCGACGCCCTGCCCCCGTGGCTGGCCACCATGGTCCACGGTGTCGCGGAGGAGACGCAGACCCCCGCAGACCTCGCCGGGTGCCTCGCGCTCGCTGTCATCGCCACCGCCGCCGGCGGACGCGTCAAGGTGTGCGTGCGCGGCCACTGGCGCGAGCCCGTCAACCTCTACACCGCCGTCGCCCTGGACCCCGGCAACCGCAAGAGCGCCGTGTTCGACCTCATGGTCCGCCCCCTGCTCGCCACCGAGAAAGCCCTCATCGAACTGTCCGGACCCATCCGGGCAGAAGCAGAGACCACCATCCGCCTCGCCAAATCCGCAGCGGACAAAGCAGCAGGCAGGGCTGCGGGAGCCGAACCCGACCAGCGGGCCGCACTCACCGCAGAAGCCGTCCAACTCGCCCAAGCCGTCGACGAGATGAGCGTTCCGGCCGTGCCGCAGCTCGTGGCGGACGACGTGACCCCGGAGAACATCGGCACCCTGCTGTACGAGCAGGGCGGGCGGATCTCCTGCCTCAGTGCCGAGGGCGAGCTGTTCGACATCATCGCCGGCCGCTACAGCGGCAAGCCCAACATGGGCATGTTCCTCAAAGGCCACGCAGGCGACATGATCCGCGTCAACCGCCAAGGACGCGAAGCACAGCACATCGACGTCCCCGCCGTCACCATCGGCCTCGCCGTCCAACCCGAAGTCCTCGACGCCCTGTCCCGCATCGACGGTGCGGACGGCCGCGGCCTGCTCGCCCGCTTCCTGTATGCCAAGCCCCTGTCCCTGGTCGGACGCCGCAACCTCTCGCCCGATCTGCTGGACGAGCAGGTGGCCGCTACCTACGCGCAGAGGCTCGGGGGCCTCACCCTGGCCCTGGCCGGCTGGACCGACCCCGCCCTTCTCCAACTCACCCCCGAGGCAGACGCGGTCCTGCTCGCCTTCCAGAAGGTCACCGAGTCCCGGCTCGGACCGGACGGGAGCTACGCGTCGATCGTGAAATGGGCGTCCAAGCGGGACGGAGCCGTCGCCCGCATCGCCGGTCTGCTGCACCTGGCCGCGCACACCGAGGACGGCTGGCACCAGCCGATCGACGCCGCGACCATGGCCGCCGCCACGACCCTGGGCGACTACTTCACCGCGCACGCCCTGGACGTGTTCGACACCATGAGCGCCGATCCCGCCCACGATGCCGCCCTGGACGTCCTCGCGCAGCTCGTCACGGCCGGCCTCGCGCAGTTCACCAAGCGGGAGCTGTTCCGCATGCTGCGCCGGGCCGACTTCCCCGCCATCGCCGACCTTGACCCCGTCCTCGCCCTGCTCGAAGAACACGGATGGATCCGCCAGGTTCCCCCGCCCCCGCGCACCGGACGCGGCGGCCGGCCACCCTCCCCCCGCTACGAGACCCACCCCCGCATCGCACGCAGTGTCTGA
- a CDS encoding bifunctional DNA primase/polymerase codes for MPHSIPLLKAALTAAEQGWHVFPLRPGTKRPALHGEAACPGTGPCAAGHRKWEQRATTDPDVIRAAWSRAPYNVGIAAGPSGLLVVDLDMPKPNGKNGKGSSDAPCGATTFAALCERAGHRVPDTYRVRTASGGSHLYLTTPPGIRLTNTAGTIGPLIDTRATGGYVVAAGSLTPIGPYKALSAPVAAPVPGWLLSILKPAPKPVQTPSGPVVEQSRRYADVAFTNEVRNVATAADGTRNATLLRAARALGRFIASGDLTRTRVEDALRGAAGANATQSQRYYDDVIRRALDWSITHNSPRSRAA; via the coding sequence ATGCCCCACTCCATCCCCTTGCTGAAGGCGGCTCTGACCGCCGCTGAGCAAGGCTGGCACGTCTTCCCTCTCCGTCCCGGTACCAAGCGCCCCGCGCTGCACGGTGAGGCCGCGTGCCCCGGCACCGGCCCGTGCGCGGCGGGACACCGCAAGTGGGAGCAGCGCGCGACCACCGACCCCGACGTGATCCGTGCCGCCTGGTCGCGGGCCCCGTACAACGTCGGTATTGCCGCCGGTCCTTCCGGGCTGTTGGTCGTCGATCTGGACATGCCCAAACCCAACGGCAAGAACGGGAAGGGCAGTTCGGACGCGCCTTGCGGCGCGACGACCTTTGCGGCGCTCTGCGAGCGCGCCGGCCACCGTGTGCCCGATACCTACCGGGTGCGGACCGCGAGCGGCGGATCGCACCTGTACCTCACCACCCCGCCCGGCATCCGGCTGACCAACACCGCAGGCACCATCGGCCCGTTGATCGACACCCGCGCAACCGGCGGCTACGTCGTCGCCGCCGGAAGCCTCACCCCCATCGGACCCTACAAAGCCCTCAGCGCCCCTGTGGCGGCCCCGGTGCCCGGATGGCTGCTGAGCATCCTGAAACCCGCCCCCAAGCCCGTACAGACCCCCTCAGGGCCCGTAGTGGAGCAATCCCGTCGATATGCGGATGTAGCGTTCACCAACGAGGTACGGAACGTGGCCACCGCCGCCGACGGCACCCGCAACGCCACCCTGCTACGCGCCGCCCGCGCCCTGGGACGGTTCATCGCATCCGGCGACCTCACCCGCACACGGGTTGAGGACGCTCTTAGAGGGGCAGCGGGGGCCAACGCCACACAGTCCCAGCGCTACTACGACGACGTCATCCGCCGCGCCCTGGACTGGTCCATCACCCACAACTCGCCCCGGAGCAGGGCCGCATGA
- a CDS encoding FtsK/SpoIIIE domain-containing protein yields MTENVIPLTKTSLTDPQTDVTPTVLTVVPDAPPAPLTPLWVRSGRAVKTAVTHENTKSAARAVARHSLYTFNGGRIVARRTWDGKTGARYERMIRTAEAAGNLEAAEEWEERLQRFRQARHHRRMDLLHSPVEAAKGLAVGTGVGIGVLVALGVVMAINNHDITDVITPLAATIEFIALLIRIVQVTWGTAIIVGPLLALLALWAVGSKQQAAPAWALPANVRSSEGEPVTPSIVVKALRDLGVPALRNAIKDMGDAGASMLGPIRIAGCGVEVDVTLPSGVSTIEVQNRRRKLAENLTRHEHEVFITIPQAARTVRLWVADSGALDEPIGPSPLVTDETMTADYTKGKAPWGQDLRGDMAALSVYQRHLLITGLSNQGKTVALRSLALWLALDKSVQFWIGDLKGVGDWKMFFGLADVLIQGPTDDHVIQVTEMVERAVEEMNRRIQAPPGTVFPALIVIVDEAQMAFMCPVVDDERRPYGGSKATSRYFMAVRKIHNQGRAVNVLMWQGTQDPTDQNLPKLVREGAHTRASLALGTESQARMALGDKAVDGGAAPNLLRPGLDQGTLVLASSGIAIPAGQASITVRTHYIDDDAAEAITDRAKAMRSGVTTLTVIERGEERDALADIFDVMGDEERSLTQDIVKRLSVLAQDVYGDWSFIDLKRVLEAADVEPYKSHGRMNIRRDDVARALANRDSDGSASAS; encoded by the coding sequence ATGACTGAGAACGTCATCCCTCTCACCAAGACCTCGCTCACCGACCCTCAGACGGACGTGACACCGACCGTGCTGACCGTGGTGCCCGACGCCCCGCCCGCGCCCCTGACGCCGTTGTGGGTGCGCTCCGGACGCGCCGTGAAGACCGCCGTCACCCACGAGAACACCAAGAGTGCTGCGCGTGCGGTGGCGCGGCACAGTCTCTACACGTTCAACGGGGGCCGGATCGTGGCCCGCCGCACCTGGGACGGCAAGACCGGCGCCCGTTACGAGCGCATGATCCGCACGGCCGAAGCCGCGGGGAACCTGGAAGCGGCTGAGGAGTGGGAGGAGCGTTTGCAGCGTTTCCGGCAGGCTCGCCACCACCGCCGCATGGACCTCCTGCACTCGCCCGTCGAGGCCGCCAAAGGCCTCGCGGTCGGCACCGGGGTGGGCATCGGAGTGCTGGTCGCCCTCGGGGTCGTCATGGCGATCAACAACCACGACATCACCGACGTCATCACCCCCCTGGCAGCGACCATCGAGTTCATCGCCCTGCTCATCCGCATCGTCCAGGTCACCTGGGGCACCGCCATCATCGTCGGCCCGCTCCTCGCCCTGCTCGCCCTGTGGGCCGTGGGCAGCAAGCAGCAGGCCGCACCCGCATGGGCGCTGCCCGCCAACGTCCGCAGCAGTGAGGGCGAGCCGGTCACCCCGTCCATCGTCGTCAAGGCCCTGCGCGACCTCGGAGTACCCGCCCTGCGCAACGCCATCAAGGACATGGGCGACGCCGGCGCGTCCATGCTGGGTCCGATCCGGATCGCCGGATGCGGCGTCGAAGTCGACGTCACCCTTCCCTCAGGGGTCTCCACGATCGAGGTGCAGAATCGGCGCCGCAAGCTTGCGGAGAACCTGACTCGGCACGAGCACGAGGTGTTCATCACCATCCCGCAGGCGGCCCGCACGGTGCGGCTGTGGGTGGCCGACTCGGGGGCGTTGGATGAGCCGATCGGGCCGTCTCCGCTGGTCACCGACGAGACGATGACCGCCGACTACACCAAGGGCAAGGCGCCCTGGGGGCAGGACCTGCGCGGCGACATGGCCGCACTGAGCGTGTATCAGCGCCACCTGCTGATCACCGGGCTGTCGAACCAGGGCAAGACCGTGGCCCTGCGCTCCCTCGCGCTGTGGTTGGCGTTGGACAAGTCGGTGCAGTTCTGGATCGGTGACCTCAAGGGCGTCGGTGACTGGAAGATGTTCTTCGGGCTGGCCGACGTGCTGATCCAGGGTCCGACCGATGACCACGTGATCCAGGTGACCGAGATGGTGGAGCGGGCGGTGGAGGAGATGAACCGCCGTATCCAGGCGCCGCCTGGAACGGTGTTCCCCGCCCTGATCGTGATCGTGGACGAAGCACAGATGGCGTTCATGTGCCCGGTCGTCGACGACGAGCGCCGCCCCTACGGCGGCTCTAAGGCCACCTCGCGGTACTTCATGGCCGTGCGCAAGATTCACAACCAGGGTCGCGCGGTGAACGTGCTGATGTGGCAGGGCACCCAGGACCCCACCGACCAGAACCTCCCCAAGCTGGTCCGCGAGGGCGCCCACACGCGGGCCTCGCTCGCGCTGGGCACGGAGTCGCAGGCGCGGATGGCACTGGGAGACAAGGCCGTCGACGGGGGCGCGGCCCCCAACCTGCTGCGCCCGGGGCTGGATCAGGGAACCCTGGTCCTGGCGTCGTCCGGCATCGCCATTCCTGCCGGGCAGGCGTCCATCACGGTCCGCACGCACTACATCGACGACGACGCGGCCGAAGCGATCACCGACCGCGCCAAGGCGATGCGGTCCGGGGTCACCACGCTGACCGTGATCGAGCGGGGCGAGGAGCGGGACGCGCTCGCGGACATCTTCGACGTCATGGGCGACGAGGAGCGCTCGCTGACGCAGGACATCGTCAAGCGGCTCTCGGTCCTCGCGCAGGACGTGTACGGCGACTGGTCGTTCATCGACCTCAAGCGCGTGCTGGAGGCCGCCGACGTCGAGCCGTACAAGTCGCACGGCCGGATGAACATCCGCCGTGACGACGTCGCCCGCGCCCTCGCCAACCGCGACAGCGACGGTTCCGCTTCCGCCTCCTGA